A stretch of Cicer arietinum cultivar CDC Frontier isolate Library 1 chromosome 5, Cicar.CDCFrontier_v2.0, whole genome shotgun sequence DNA encodes these proteins:
- the LOC101495343 gene encoding protein NONRESPONDING TO OXYLIPINS 2, mitochondrial isoform X1: MASRYRSFSQPAFSLIKSTISKPKSSPFLLKTRTSVTVRSVAELGCVQSLLPLHSAVSSARLTSCLGIDSRSSKSLSQGMLCSADPGV; the protein is encoded by the exons ATGGCTTCTCGTTATAGATCATTTTCTCAACCAGCATTCTCCCTAATTAAATCCACCATTTCCAAGCCCAAATCCTCACCCTTTCTCCTCAAAACTCGTACTTCCGTCACCGTCAG GTCAGTTGCGGAGCTTGGTTGCGTGCAGTCGCTACTTCCATTGCACTCGGCGGTTTCTTCAGCGCGCCTCACTTCTTGCCTCGGCATCGATTCAAGGAGTTCAAAGTCTTTGTCTCAGGGTATGCTTTGCAGTGCCGACCCCGGAGTTTGA
- the LOC101496660 gene encoding uncharacterized protein isoform X3 — protein sequence MDGQLGLTGEDSHDSLVPWLLSTSRFLELQPPDSSTDLSEAEGKASLKICIVKGGGMMSLAIDNRGTLWMWGNIPRESKEGGLSLVSSFTPTPVWDFHGRAVVKVACGNEHIVALVSATESHKDEDLLCYSWGCNNHGQLGLGDRQSRLHPEVVKISDEESLWTIDEVACGAFHTALLARKKKLGDTLESMCWTFGLGENGQLGHGTTQSALFPAPVKELPQNVYLISVDCGLFHTSVVSSNGDVWSWGMVKGLGLCPDASRAETDCGDALSPLRISCEPYQPIFPGPVKVACGAAHTVVVAQEGHKVWSWGRGRSGVLGNGKEMDSYVPTIVLWPPITKDFKEEDLKSSDEQDKVKEKKTEAITETDEKLSSAMNEVKLLQTKLSIMEKYASILHGSIFGKPFDEQDIPVLMRNSDSLDIAKEWENMLEAADDRKLIRMEMFYRDMLAGVKDKLMKRKIKEIIKECLQSSEVNNN from the exons ATGGATGGTCAACTTGGTCTTACTGGAGAGGACTCTCATGATTCCCTAGTTCCTTGGTTACTTAGCACTAGCAGGTTTCTTGAGTTGCAACCCCCTGATTCTTCAACGGACCTATCTGAAGCAGAAGGCAAAGCATCACTAAAG ATCTGTATTGTCAAAGGAGGAGGAATGATGTCTCTGGCTATCGATAATCGTGGGACCCTGTGGATGTGGGGAAACATCCCACGAGAAAGCAAAGAAGGAGGGCTATCTCTTGTAAGCAGTTTCACTCCAACCCCGGTGTGGGATTTTCATGGTCGAGCTGTTGTCAAGGTTGCATGCGGAAACGAGCACATTGTAGCTCTGGTTAGTGCTACAGAATCACACAAGGATGAAGATCTACTGTGCTACTCTTGGGGTTGTAACAACCATGGCCAATTAGGGTTGGGGGATAGGCAGAGCAGGCTGCATCCAGAAGTAGTAAAAATATCCGACGAGGAGTCTCTCTGGACAATTGATGAGGTTGCATGCGGTGCCTTTCACACTGCTTTGCTCGCTCGCAAAAAGAAACTCGGCGACACATTAGAAAGCATGTGCTGGACTTTTGGCCTTGGTGAAAATGGCCAACTCGGGCATGGTACAACGCAAAGCGCTTTGTTTCCTGCACCCGTTAAAGAATTGCCACAAAATGTATATCTTATTTCTGTTGACTGTGGCTTGTTTCATACAAGTGTTGTTTCTTCAAATGGGGATGTGTGGTCATGGGGAATGGTGAAAGGTCTTGGCTTATGTCCTGACGCTAGTCGTGCTGAAACAGATTGTGGCGATGCCCTCTCTCCCCTTCGCATCTCATGTGAGCCATATCAACCTATTTTTCCAGGTCCTGTTAAAGTCGCGTGTGGGGCTGCACATACTGTTGTTGTTGCACAGGAGGGGCATAAGGTGTGGTCTTGGGGTAGGGGAAGGAGTGGAGTTCTTGGGAATGGTAAGGAAATGGATAGTTACGTTCCCACCATCGTGCTGTGGCCTCCGATAACAAAGGATTTCAAGGAAGAGGATTTGAAGAGCTCTGATGAGCAAGATAAggtgaaagaaaagaaaaccgaagcAATAACAGAAACAGATGAGAAATTATCCTCGGCCATGAATGAGGTGAAGCTGCTTCAAACAAAGCTATCTATAATGGAAAAATATGCCAGTATACTTCATGGTTCTATTTTTGGAAAACCTTTTGATGAACAAGATATTCCTGTTTTGATGCGGAATTCAGATTCATTGGATATTGCAAAAGAATGGGAGAACATGTTAGAGGCAGCAGATGATAGGAAGCTAATTAGGATGGAAATGTTTTACCGTGACATGCTAGCTGGTGTGAAAGATAAATTAATGAAGAGAAAGATCAAAGAAATTATAAAGGAATGTCTCCAATCTTCAGAGGTAAATAATAATTAG
- the LOC101495889 gene encoding uncharacterized protein, producing the protein MFSNLKSREQHQQKQKGEWLSGSFKPENFIPGLVIGFICGLLIDLSKPTRNHLSKKIFSSTKHQHQLSLSSNDDQDLKLILVVRQDLKMKSGKIASQCAHAATGMYAELMRSDRSLLRQWEQCGQPKIVVTCRNQQEMNKLKEAAESIGLPTFVVADAGRTQVSAGSKTVLAVGPGPKASVDSVTGRLALL; encoded by the exons ATGTTCTCCAACCTAAAATCAAGGGAACAG CATCAACAAAAGCAAAAGGGAGAATGGTTATCAGGAAGTTTCAAGCCAGAGAATTTCATTCCAGGTCTTGTCATAGGTTTCATTTGTGGTTTATTGATAGATTTATCAAAGCCAACTAGAAATCACTTGTCCAAGAAAATTTTCTCATCTACAAAGCATCAACACCAACTCTCACTCTCAAGTAATGATGATCAAGACCTTAAATTG ATTCTGGTTGTCAGGCAAGACCTAAAGATGAAATCCGGAAAGATTGCGTCTCAATGTGCTC ATGCTGCCACTGGCATGTATGCTGAATTAATGCGAAG TGACCGGTCTCTTTTAAGACAATGGGAACAGTGTGGCCAGCCCAAAATTGTTGTAACTTGCAGAAACCAACAAGAAAT GAATAAGCTAAAGGAAGCAGCTGAGAGTATTGGCCTCCCCACGTTTGTTGTCGCTGATGCAGGACGAACACAG GTTTCGGCAGGATCGAAGACTGTTCTTGCTGTTGGACCTG GGCCAAAAGCATCTGTGGATTCGGTGACTGGGAGGTTGGCTCTGCTTTGA
- the LOC101496660 gene encoding ultraviolet-B receptor UVR8 isoform X2, with protein sequence MEDAGVYRNPDNLSQKIVDVAAGESHTLLLTDGSVYSWGKGMFGRLGLGSQKDEPFPVKVNFRNPSETRDSVQILGIAAGAYHSLALAEDGSVWCWGYNIYGQLGLTGEDSHDSLVPWLLSTSRFLELQPPDSSTDLSEAEGKASLKICIVKGGGMMSLAIDNRGTLWMWGNIPRESKEGGLSLVSSFTPTPVWDFHGRAVVKVACGNEHIVALVSATESHKDEDLLCYSWGCNNHGQLGLGDRQSRLHPEVVKISDEESLWTIDEVACGAFHTALLARKKKLGDTLESMCWTFGLGENGQLGHGTTQSALFPAPVKELPQNVYLISVDCGLFHTSVVSSNGDVWSWGMVKGLGLCPDASRAETDCGDALSPLRISCEPYQPIFPGPVKVACGAAHTVVVAQEGHKVWSWGRGRSGVLGNGKEMDSYVPTIVLWPPITKDFKEEDLKSSDEQDKVKEKKTEAITETDEKLSSAMNEVKLLQTKLSIMEKYASILHGSIFGKPFDEQDIPVLMRNSDSLDIAKEWENMLEAADDRKLIRMEMFYRDMLAGVKDKLMKRKIKEIIKECLQSSEVNNN encoded by the exons ATGGAAGACGCCGGAGTTTATCGGAACCCCGATAACCTATCGCAAAAGATCGTTGACGTCGCTGCTGGTGAATCACATACTCTCCTTCTCACTG ATGGCAGTGTGTACTCTTGGGGTAAAGGAATGTTTGGACGGCTTGGACTTGGTTCTCAAAAAGATGAACCTTTTCCAGTTAAGGTCAACTTTCGAAACCCTAGTGAAACTAGAGACAGTGTTCAAATATTGGGAATTGCTGCTGGTGCTTATCATAGTCTTGCTCTTGCAG AAGATGGATCTGTGTGGTGCTGGGGTTACAATATCT ATGGTCAACTTGGTCTTACTGGAGAGGACTCTCATGATTCCCTAGTTCCTTGGTTACTTAGCACTAGCAGGTTTCTTGAGTTGCAACCCCCTGATTCTTCAACGGACCTATCTGAAGCAGAAGGCAAAGCATCACTAAAG ATCTGTATTGTCAAAGGAGGAGGAATGATGTCTCTGGCTATCGATAATCGTGGGACCCTGTGGATGTGGGGAAACATCCCACGAGAAAGCAAAGAAGGAGGGCTATCTCTTGTAAGCAGTTTCACTCCAACCCCGGTGTGGGATTTTCATGGTCGAGCTGTTGTCAAGGTTGCATGCGGAAACGAGCACATTGTAGCTCTGGTTAGTGCTACAGAATCACACAAGGATGAAGATCTACTGTGCTACTCTTGGGGTTGTAACAACCATGGCCAATTAGGGTTGGGGGATAGGCAGAGCAGGCTGCATCCAGAAGTAGTAAAAATATCCGACGAGGAGTCTCTCTGGACAATTGATGAGGTTGCATGCGGTGCCTTTCACACTGCTTTGCTCGCTCGCAAAAAGAAACTCGGCGACACATTAGAAAGCATGTGCTGGACTTTTGGCCTTGGTGAAAATGGCCAACTCGGGCATGGTACAACGCAAAGCGCTTTGTTTCCTGCACCCGTTAAAGAATTGCCACAAAATGTATATCTTATTTCTGTTGACTGTGGCTTGTTTCATACAAGTGTTGTTTCTTCAAATGGGGATGTGTGGTCATGGGGAATGGTGAAAGGTCTTGGCTTATGTCCTGACGCTAGTCGTGCTGAAACAGATTGTGGCGATGCCCTCTCTCCCCTTCGCATCTCATGTGAGCCATATCAACCTATTTTTCCAGGTCCTGTTAAAGTCGCGTGTGGGGCTGCACATACTGTTGTTGTTGCACAGGAGGGGCATAAGGTGTGGTCTTGGGGTAGGGGAAGGAGTGGAGTTCTTGGGAATGGTAAGGAAATGGATAGTTACGTTCCCACCATCGTGCTGTGGCCTCCGATAACAAAGGATTTCAAGGAAGAGGATTTGAAGAGCTCTGATGAGCAAGATAAggtgaaagaaaagaaaaccgaagcAATAACAGAAACAGATGAGAAATTATCCTCGGCCATGAATGAGGTGAAGCTGCTTCAAACAAAGCTATCTATAATGGAAAAATATGCCAGTATACTTCATGGTTCTATTTTTGGAAAACCTTTTGATGAACAAGATATTCCTGTTTTGATGCGGAATTCAGATTCATTGGATATTGCAAAAGAATGGGAGAACATGTTAGAGGCAGCAGATGATAGGAAGCTAATTAGGATGGAAATGTTTTACCGTGACATGCTAGCTGGTGTGAAAGATAAATTAATGAAGAGAAAGATCAAAGAAATTATAAAGGAATGTCTCCAATCTTCAGAGGTAAATAATAATTAG
- the LOC101496660 gene encoding ultraviolet-B receptor UVR8 isoform X1 — translation MEDAGVYRNPDNLSQKIVDVAAGESHTLLLTGDGSVYSWGKGMFGRLGLGSQKDEPFPVKVNFRNPSETRDSVQILGIAAGAYHSLALAEDGSVWCWGYNIYGQLGLTGEDSHDSLVPWLLSTSRFLELQPPDSSTDLSEAEGKASLKICIVKGGGMMSLAIDNRGTLWMWGNIPRESKEGGLSLVSSFTPTPVWDFHGRAVVKVACGNEHIVALVSATESHKDEDLLCYSWGCNNHGQLGLGDRQSRLHPEVVKISDEESLWTIDEVACGAFHTALLARKKKLGDTLESMCWTFGLGENGQLGHGTTQSALFPAPVKELPQNVYLISVDCGLFHTSVVSSNGDVWSWGMVKGLGLCPDASRAETDCGDALSPLRISCEPYQPIFPGPVKVACGAAHTVVVAQEGHKVWSWGRGRSGVLGNGKEMDSYVPTIVLWPPITKDFKEEDLKSSDEQDKVKEKKTEAITETDEKLSSAMNEVKLLQTKLSIMEKYASILHGSIFGKPFDEQDIPVLMRNSDSLDIAKEWENMLEAADDRKLIRMEMFYRDMLAGVKDKLMKRKIKEIIKECLQSSEVNNN, via the exons ATGGAAGACGCCGGAGTTTATCGGAACCCCGATAACCTATCGCAAAAGATCGTTGACGTCGCTGCTGGTGAATCACATACTCTCCTTCTCACTG GAGATGGCAGTGTGTACTCTTGGGGTAAAGGAATGTTTGGACGGCTTGGACTTGGTTCTCAAAAAGATGAACCTTTTCCAGTTAAGGTCAACTTTCGAAACCCTAGTGAAACTAGAGACAGTGTTCAAATATTGGGAATTGCTGCTGGTGCTTATCATAGTCTTGCTCTTGCAG AAGATGGATCTGTGTGGTGCTGGGGTTACAATATCT ATGGTCAACTTGGTCTTACTGGAGAGGACTCTCATGATTCCCTAGTTCCTTGGTTACTTAGCACTAGCAGGTTTCTTGAGTTGCAACCCCCTGATTCTTCAACGGACCTATCTGAAGCAGAAGGCAAAGCATCACTAAAG ATCTGTATTGTCAAAGGAGGAGGAATGATGTCTCTGGCTATCGATAATCGTGGGACCCTGTGGATGTGGGGAAACATCCCACGAGAAAGCAAAGAAGGAGGGCTATCTCTTGTAAGCAGTTTCACTCCAACCCCGGTGTGGGATTTTCATGGTCGAGCTGTTGTCAAGGTTGCATGCGGAAACGAGCACATTGTAGCTCTGGTTAGTGCTACAGAATCACACAAGGATGAAGATCTACTGTGCTACTCTTGGGGTTGTAACAACCATGGCCAATTAGGGTTGGGGGATAGGCAGAGCAGGCTGCATCCAGAAGTAGTAAAAATATCCGACGAGGAGTCTCTCTGGACAATTGATGAGGTTGCATGCGGTGCCTTTCACACTGCTTTGCTCGCTCGCAAAAAGAAACTCGGCGACACATTAGAAAGCATGTGCTGGACTTTTGGCCTTGGTGAAAATGGCCAACTCGGGCATGGTACAACGCAAAGCGCTTTGTTTCCTGCACCCGTTAAAGAATTGCCACAAAATGTATATCTTATTTCTGTTGACTGTGGCTTGTTTCATACAAGTGTTGTTTCTTCAAATGGGGATGTGTGGTCATGGGGAATGGTGAAAGGTCTTGGCTTATGTCCTGACGCTAGTCGTGCTGAAACAGATTGTGGCGATGCCCTCTCTCCCCTTCGCATCTCATGTGAGCCATATCAACCTATTTTTCCAGGTCCTGTTAAAGTCGCGTGTGGGGCTGCACATACTGTTGTTGTTGCACAGGAGGGGCATAAGGTGTGGTCTTGGGGTAGGGGAAGGAGTGGAGTTCTTGGGAATGGTAAGGAAATGGATAGTTACGTTCCCACCATCGTGCTGTGGCCTCCGATAACAAAGGATTTCAAGGAAGAGGATTTGAAGAGCTCTGATGAGCAAGATAAggtgaaagaaaagaaaaccgaagcAATAACAGAAACAGATGAGAAATTATCCTCGGCCATGAATGAGGTGAAGCTGCTTCAAACAAAGCTATCTATAATGGAAAAATATGCCAGTATACTTCATGGTTCTATTTTTGGAAAACCTTTTGATGAACAAGATATTCCTGTTTTGATGCGGAATTCAGATTCATTGGATATTGCAAAAGAATGGGAGAACATGTTAGAGGCAGCAGATGATAGGAAGCTAATTAGGATGGAAATGTTTTACCGTGACATGCTAGCTGGTGTGAAAGATAAATTAATGAAGAGAAAGATCAAAGAAATTATAAAGGAATGTCTCCAATCTTCAGAGGTAAATAATAATTAG
- the LOC101496333 gene encoding uncharacterized protein, with protein sequence MESIASNSNNSTPNNNNHRRHSRFKHSQPISDRIVRALRHRLRLLHRTGSTFFILGATGNVYTVILSSTPSCTCPDRTTPCKHILFVIIRVLGVSSTDACVRRRNLRPCQLQRLLNMPTLNEAVAGYSVRQRFHQVFFEGGGSKRERIEMEEGATCPVCLEEMGKEERLVACESCRNGIHEECLVRWKRSRGRRSVSCVICRARWRNRGEQDKYVNLSAYVSEEEDLQDGGVCTV encoded by the coding sequence atggAGTCTATTGCCTCCAATTCTAATAATTCAACACCAAATAATAATAACCATCGTCGACACTCTCGTTTCAAACACAGCCAACCAATTTCCGACCGAATAGTGCGAGCACTCCGTCACCGTCTCCGTCTCCTCCACCGTACCGGCTCCACCTTCTTTATATTAGGCGCAACCGGAAACGTGTACACAGTAATCTTATCCTCCACACCCTCATGCACGTGCCCCGACCGAACAACACCATGCAAACACATCCTATTCGTTATAATTCGAGTCTTAGGTGTATCTTCTACGGACGCATGCGTGCGTAGAAGAAACCTAAGACCATGCCAGCTTCAACGGCTTCTAAACATGCCAACTTTGAATGAAGCAGTTGCAGGATATTCTGTTCGACAGAGGTTTCACCAAGTGTTCTTTGAAGGAGGGGGATCAAAGAGGGAGAGAATAGAGATGGAGGAAGGTGCCACGTGTCCTGTATGTCTTGAAGAGATGGGGAAGGAAGAGAGGTTGGTTGCGTGTGAAAGTTGTAGGAATGGAATTCATGAAGAGTGTTTGGTGAGGTGGAAGAgaagcagaggaagaagatcgGTTAGTTGTGTGATTTGTAGAGCAAGGTGGAGGAATAGAGGGGAACAGGATAAGTATGTTAACTTATCTGCTTATGTTAGTGAGGAGGAAGATTTGCAAGATGGGGGTGTTTGCACTGTCTAG
- the LOC101495343 gene encoding protein NONRESPONDING TO OXYLIPINS 2, mitochondrial isoform X2, which yields MASRYRSFSQPAFSLIKSTISKPKSSPFLLKTRTSVTVRSVAELGCVQSLLPLHSAVSSARLTSCLGIDSRSSKSLSQEMGLGTPR from the exons ATGGCTTCTCGTTATAGATCATTTTCTCAACCAGCATTCTCCCTAATTAAATCCACCATTTCCAAGCCCAAATCCTCACCCTTTCTCCTCAAAACTCGTACTTCCGTCACCGTCAG GTCAGTTGCGGAGCTTGGTTGCGTGCAGTCGCTACTTCCATTGCACTCGGCGGTTTCTTCAGCGCGCCTCACTTCTTGCCTCGGCATCGATTCAAGGAGTTCAAAGTCTTTGTCTCAGG